A DNA window from Bacteroides cellulosilyticus contains the following coding sequences:
- a CDS encoding helix-turn-helix domain-containing protein, whose translation MYIDNENFNKWMEKLSKKLNEIGQNLQSLINTDKVLDENDHLLDNQNLAFLLKVSFRTLQRYRASGKLPFFMISHKTYYRASDIRAFVQENTDCKTYERFKRENQFDKQTTAKQGG comes from the coding sequence ATGTATATAGACAACGAAAATTTCAACAAGTGGATGGAGAAGCTATCGAAGAAACTCAACGAAATAGGTCAGAACCTGCAATCACTTATCAATACTGATAAAGTGTTGGATGAAAATGACCATCTGTTAGACAATCAGAATTTAGCTTTCCTGTTGAAAGTATCTTTCCGAACCTTACAACGGTATCGGGCAAGTGGCAAACTTCCTTTCTTTATGATTAGTCATAAAACCTATTACCGTGCCTCTGACATTCGTGCATTTGTTCAAGAAAATACCGACTGCAAAACCTACGAACGGTTCAAAAGAGAAAATCAATTTGATAAGCAAACCACTGCAAAACAGGGTGGGTAA
- a CDS encoding DUF5712 family protein, with product MHIDFAPPSNGIYNNAGSSRQLANYMEHEDLERMEKGIYTDGFFNLTKDNIYKSVLIKDIDSNIGQLLKTDAKFYAIHVSPSKSELRAMGNTEQEQSEAMKRYIREVFIPEYAKNFNKRLSASDIKFYGKIHFDRSRSDNKLNMHCHLIVNRKDQANKKKLSPLTNHKNTKNGIIKGGFDRVNLFQQSEQGFDKLFGYDRQHYESFDYHNTMKNDSISSQLELQTQTFTSEKKKDILQSSEKENNICRNLDSKMENKHSNNQQKNNGGDSLLSIFSLGVDFTLSSTLLEEQMPKPKKRKQRKPKR from the coding sequence ATGCACATAGACTTTGCTCCACCATCTAATGGTATATATAATAATGCTGGTAGTAGCCGACAGTTAGCTAATTACATGGAGCATGAAGATTTAGAACGTATGGAAAAGGGTATCTATACCGATGGATTTTTTAATCTGACGAAGGATAATATCTATAAATCGGTTTTGATAAAGGATATAGACAGTAATATCGGGCAACTGCTGAAAACAGATGCTAAATTTTACGCTATCCATGTCAGCCCATCGAAAAGTGAGCTTCGGGCAATGGGTAACACCGAACAGGAGCAATCCGAAGCGATGAAACGCTATATTCGTGAGGTATTTATCCCCGAATATGCCAAGAACTTCAACAAAAGACTATCAGCATCGGATATAAAGTTCTATGGCAAGATTCATTTTGACCGTAGTCGTTCTGATAATAAACTAAATATGCACTGCCATTTGATTGTGAACCGAAAAGACCAAGCCAATAAAAAGAAGCTATCACCACTCACCAATCATAAGAATACCAAGAACGGGATAATCAAAGGAGGTTTTGACCGTGTGAACCTGTTCCAACAATCGGAACAGGGCTTTGATAAACTCTTTGGTTACGACCGCCAACATTACGAATCGTTTGACTACCACAACACAATGAAGAATGATTCTATCTCTTCACAACTTGAATTACAGACGCAAACTTTTACTAGTGAAAAGAAAAAAGATATACTCCAATCCAGTGAAAAAGAAAACAATATTTGTCGCAATCTTGATAGCAAGATGGAAAACAAACATTCTAACAATCAACAAAAAAACAATGGCGGTGATTCCTTGTTATCCATTTTTTCATTGGGAGTAGACTTTACATTGAGTTCTACATTATTAGAAGAGCAAATGCCTAAACCCAAAAAGAGAAAACAGAGAAAGCCCAAACGGTAA